GATCCCCATGCTTCAGCACAAACCACCAAAACAGCAGGAATAAAACACGTCAGCCCGGTTTGAATCAACTCACTGGTTGGGTCCAGGGAACTAAACGCCTCTGTGCTCTTGCACCAACAGCCTGAGAGACGCTGCAGAGGGCTAAATGTAGAGAACTGAGCAGATGTGGAGCAGCTCCTGGTTCTGCAGCGGTTGGTGTCCAGCGTTTTCTCACTTCAACACGACACCGAAGGAATCCATCTGCAGGTTTTTATAGCTGAACAACATCAGAGTCACAGAAACCACGGAACAGTTTACATGCCACAACTCAGCATGCGAACAAACAGGGAGCAGCGAGGTTCTGAGGGAAACGGGCCAAGGTGATCCGAGGTTACCAGCTAACAGAAACAACAGCTTTAAACTCAACTGTTCCTCAAAAACCAATAGAAGTTCTGATGAGTAAAACTGGAAATAAGCTCCAGTTCAGGGCCAAGCCGTGACTTGCGGATCGGACCGTTCAGTGTTCTGATGCTATGTTCAGCTGTTTAATTGAAACTTTACACTTGAACATTTTCTGTGAAAGTTTGAATAATTAACTGCTGGGAGAACCTTTAGGAAGGTTCTGTTCAAACAGACATCCCTGGGAATAATCAGAACCAAATAATGTGTATGATACAAAAATATCCACAGAACCacgagaaagaaagaaaaaaaacttctaaAACAAGAACCACAGAATAACGCAACGGCTCCATGAAGATATGTTACCATGGCAACAGTTAGGCTTCATTGAGGGGAAAACAGAACCATCACCCCACCGCTCCAATCTAAAGCCTAAACTGGACTTTGAGATGTCTGGATTCTTCAGGAAGAACTCTGAGAACTGAAGCCGTTTGAGACCCAAACAGCCCCAGAGAAGATGAAGAACCTCGACATGCAGGAGTCCTACGCCATCATCTCCATGGTCTGCACCACAGGGTTGTGCGGGCTGGTGCAGATGGCGCCCTCCGGCACAATGTTGGCGGTGCTGTGGCTCCGGACTCCCTCTGCGGAGCCCACACTGGAGGCGGAGTGGGTCCTGGAGCGAACCAGGCGGGTCATACCGGCTGTGGGCACTGGAGGGCGACACATAGGTAAATGATACAAAAAGGTTAGAGGTCATGATGGATATTAACCAACCAGAAAACAGTCCTGCTGGTATCAAATGTAATGAAGGTGGGGGGTCAGAGCATTGCTCACTGGTTTTTATCCAGCTTTCAGAAACTAATACTGGTTTTAGTTTCTGCTTTGGGTTCCAGTTATCTCCATCTCTTCTGATTGGTGCCAACGGCGACGCAGGCAGTTTAAAGCAGCGTGAACAGAGCAGCAGTGCTACATGCAGGACGATCTGTTCACACTTTATAGCACAAACATGACCTCTTCATTCAGGTGACAAACACCACAAAGGCCAACAGGATGAAAGATGGAGGGTCGTCATCCTGAGACCTGATTGGCTGCTTGAGTGATTTAATACAGCATGAGGGACTGAAGACTGAGAGGACAGAATGAGAAACTAAGGCAACGTTGATCAGTCAAGACAGATGAGTGGAGAACATCTGAGGACAGAACATCATGCTGCTTCAAGGACCAAACTGATACAAGTAAAGCGCTAAACAGGAACAGCTACAAACAAAGACAACTTTCTTCCTGTTACTGATCTTATTAACCTCCAACTCTACTGATGAGCCTTAAAAAAATTCTACTGCATGGACATCATGTTTGAACTGCTGAGATTTATTCATACTCCCGAACAGAACATTAAGGATGTGGGTCGGTTAAAAGATTagttctcctcttcctctgaggTCAACAGGAGTCTGGTCTGGTCCAGTCAGAGTAGCCCACATCATCACTGGCAGGGCTGAACAATATCAGAACATCTGTGATGGTGAGAATATTGGTAAAAACTGCAATGAGGACATCAGGTGTGATATCTGCCCATTTCCTGCTTTCATCACTGTGACCTTTAGCCTTCTGGGTAATGTCATCTGTGTCCGGTGTGAGCGTCTGCTGCTCTGTCCAACGGATCAATATTACATTAGTGTGAAAAATACAAGTTCATAACACTTGGACTTTATTAGCCAATTATTACTgcactccaaacagtcctttgtaAAATGAATATTAAACACACTAATAATATCTCTTTGATACATTGTGCAGCTCTAACCTCTGGGTTCGTCTACCACTCAGTGTATTTATAAAACCGATCAAACACTGTAGTGACTGAGAAATAATAGACACGAATATCATGTGAAAGCATGAGGACTGAAACACGGACTCAATCCGTTCAACACGGTTCAGCTCAGTGCAGAAATGAATCAGTCTTCTACAAACATGGAGGTACTCACTGTAGCCCATCCCCTGGACAAAATACTTGAAGGCCTCGGCTAATTTTCCAggctaaacagaaaaaaacatgttcttcAGTTCATTTCAGGAACACTTTATTAAGTTAACATCTTAAACGAGTAAAACAAAACTAGGTGGGTCTCCTGGGTCGGAACTTGGGCCCGGTTCGGCTGCGTGGAGGACTGAGCCCCCTCTGTTTATGGGTCACACACTACGCCACGCGGCGCGCCCATAATAGTTTGAGTCTGAAACTTACCTGAACCACCTGTGGAAGTCCCCCACAGTCCGCCATCTAGTGGAAACACAAAGAATAACACCAGACGTTCAGTGGTGAAACTAAGCAGGTTTTATCTGCTGTTTACACACCTTGTGATACGTTGTGTTTATTCAGGTTGTTGTGTGTAACTGCTGGACTCTTCCTTTACTGTCAATCACAATTACACAATAAGAAATAGTTTCTTCGAGTGTTGGTTGTTTCAGCCAACAGCAGGCTGATGGGAAGCTTTAATTGGCACAGATGAATTTCAAACGAGATAGTGAATAAAAAGACAGGTGAGAGGACAGAGGGGTACCTTCAGCAGGGTTGTCTTGGTGGGATTCAGTCTGGAGTTACACTCCACCTGCAGAGCAACAAACAGgctttaaaacaatgtaaatattAAGAAGTTCTCAAGTAACCAAAGGAAAAGTAATAAAACCATCTGACATTTTTTTCTATAAGCTGGACTTGTTCTTCttggctgaaaataaaaatacatcacctTGGCTGCAGTACTGAcaactgaataaaatatttaaactattcggagttttaaagaaaaaccgGACCGAATAAAGTCTGAATGAGCTGCTGAGTCTTTTAAATGCTGAACACAGACactgtctctcctctctgcagctcctgcacTCAGCTGCTGTGGtccagtcagtaagctttgttCGTTTTCAAAgggggagggaaggaaggaaggtcaGCACACACCACAGCGTCAACTGCAGGTGACGTGTCTCCGACCACCAGAAGAGAAGGACACCTGAGAAACAAGTAACCAATCAGAATGGGCGATACGTCTCAGGGCAGCCAGAATCATTCAGGTTGGGACAAAGATACCTGAGAGTGCTGACAGTGTTTTCATTAAGACCAGGGATGGGCCGCTCCATCTGCAGCTCCGTAcgactaacacacacacacaggtttgTAAAAACTGACTGTAAAAGTGAGAGAATGCAACAAGCTATAAGGTCTCAGTCTGCTGCCCCACCTTTCATAGCAGCTGTAGAACATGACCAGGTTTTCCTGTGGGATATCCTGAGAGATGTGGAGTCTGTACGTCTGAATGATCTCCTTATTATCAGTTAACTCATCctggtcacacacacacacagagttaaATTACTGTTCATGTGAGGATTCAGCTCCTCTTGAACATAACTGTCTGCATTGTCCTCACAGAGCTGAAGTGGTGTCCCATGATGATGTCCACCAGGTTGCTTGTCCAGCCACTCAGCTGCATGAAACAAAATGGAGCCTCAGTACAAACATCACATTTTTCATCAGGTTAGCTACTTTCTGATCTTCGGTTCCTCTCACAGCTCATCTGATCTGAACCATTTTGCTGAGTGTTACCTTGGAGGCGGCCCAGTCCACCCAGCCTTTGGCACACGGGTCGATGTTTATCAGAACCAACCCTTCCACTAAGCTGGGCTCATTCAGCTGAAACAACAATAATTGGCTTTACTGGAAACTGTGGGTAGGGTCAACATTAAACTAAAGATTATTGGACTGGTTTCATTACAGCCAGTTTGGTGAGGAGGTATGCTCCAGCTCCAACTCCGATACCGATCACGCTCTTCACCCTGATGATGCAAACCCAGACTCAGAAAGAACTCAGAAACAATGACTGTCCCATTATTCCCATCATTTACAGAGGACAGTGGACttactggagctgtgtgaggacagaCGGCAGCATCTGAGCCAGTTCATCCATGGTGGGATACTGGTACCTTAAAGACACACAGTTAGGCTGTTAGTTTTGTGTCAGTTCCTCTGTTGTCTGAAGTGATGGCAGCATAAGATGAGTCGCCTTTTAATGATcatatgtttgtgttttctgaacAGCTGCGCAGGTCACCTGAAGTTGCTTGTTCTGACCACATGAGGGCGACACAGCACTCAGCTAATATACCGTAAATCAGTGGTCCCCATCCCCCGGGCCGCGGACCAGTACCGGTCCGTGGATCAATAATTAAACTTAGGCCCTACCCCCCCCTCCCGCAAACGGGTCAAGTGTCAGCTTTTTTAGCCCCCCTATGGTTATAGCTTAATTAAACATAGACATGTGAGGTATCCTCTGAAACATCAGGATCTTGGCTAAAAGCcgatataaaccatttctacgAACACCAAAcagttgaatcagaaagtaaACACACCCTACAAAATGGAGTCACCGGAAGTCTCGGCCTCTGCTTCCTGATTGGTGGGATTGACGTGAAAGACTTGGAGATAACGTTAATCTACTGGCTCTAAGGATGAAAAGGAGGTCTCATTTGTGGAATTCGGCCCGTCCAAACTCTAGTTATGGACATGCATAATGGCGCTTATTTCAAAAATCCACATCGAGTTCAAACAGGGCAGAACCGATTATGCAGctgagtgtgttttttttttaaataatttctcgTGTTGGattatttggtttttttaagACCAATGGCTTCCCggaaaattttttaaaccatGGATGAAGCCTTGGACCAAATTACGGCTGAGTTTTGTGCTGAGGACGGCAAATGAAGACCGGAACCGTGTTTTTCTCTGACAATGGGACAACAAAGAGTAACTAAAGGTCTGTTCATAAAGATGCAGGTGGATTCACTCCTGCTacttttggtccactttaaacGGAACAAAACGTCTCTTCGAACTTAACAAGTCATTGTGGCTGGAATCAAAGGTGAATAAAGTTATAAAATCATACCTGTTCAGCTGGGCGTTGCTTAGCAACACGCAATCGTTGACACCGTTCCAAAAGTATAAATAGAAGTCCGCAAAATCTGTGTAGAATGAGCTGCTGTTGGTTCTCACAGTAATATTTCTCCTGAAAAAACGgcagaaatatgcagaacagagcagCTGCGTGTTGTGGAGTTTGAGAGTCTCAGCGAGCACACCTACAAAATTATCAAGCGTTGCCCGGTCCGCGGTGATATAAAGGTTGGGGACCACTGCTCTAAATATTCTTACTTCCTAAGATTTGAAGCGGATCTTGGTGAGAGCAGCCTCACACAAACGTTCATTTAGAcggttaaataaaaacaatgactgAACTGCTGGTGATATGATGCAAACTGAGATGTTTTCATGCTGGTTGGTGTTTTCCAGTAACAGAAGcattcaaacatgtttttatttaatctttcccTGTCAGGAATATTgatcagcaataaaaaaaaaaaaaggatttctcTGCTTGACTTCTTTCTTCTATTTTACTTTGTTGGAAGAACAAGAGTTATTATATGGATCTTCTCACTTTTGAATGGAAGAAAACGAGCCCATCGATGTGTTAGAACCTGACACTAGAAAATCAAAAGTAGTAACCTTCACCAAGTAGGTAATGTTTTCAGTTGAGTTGatctgactgtgtgtgtgtgtgtgtgtgttggcagCTTTACAGAAACAGTTACAGATGAATTCTTCTGAATTTCTTTTACCAGACGTGTGTCTTAGCCCAAGACAGAATCTATTAAAGTTTGGTGGTGATTAGGATCACAATCCAGATCCAGGATTTTGTTTTCTATGGTGTCAAAGAACCTATGTTGGGTAGAGGAGGTAAACAGTCTCTGATTGTTCTGTTCTTCATGAGGTTCTTTGCAAATCCAGCAGTatccaacaaaaccagaaaggtCAAACATGGGAGCCGAGAGCAGACCTAAAGAGGAGACTCCAGCTCCCAGGTGTCATTAACGCCACATTAGGATCCGATGCAGCAGTTCTCCAAAGAACATCTCAGTGGAACCTACAGAGCCCTGAGAGGAGGGATGTGAAGAGAAAATCTGAGCGCTGCAAAAAAACTGCTGAGCTGAATGTGAGAACAAAGACTGCCAGACTTTGCTAGACGTAGTTGAGCGAGAGCAAGGAGGCTCCCCACCCAGCCAGCCCAGAAGCCAGTGACAGCAGCTGGACTGAAAGTGAGAGAAAGAAGGTCAGAGGGTTAGAGAAGGCAGAAGAAAGAACTTCCTGCGGCATGAAGTGAAAGGAGGGGCAGCGCTTGCAGCCAGGACAGAGTGAATAGCAGCTGGTCACCACTGCTGACCCACCAGCAGGACAGTGTTATTGGGCGAGGGTTGATATAACGACTGGTCGGTACCATCGGTACCATCTGATAGCACAACCTCCTGGATAAAGACTGAAGTCATCGATTTCAGTCAAACTGACTTCCATTACAGAGAGGGAGAAACTTCATTCATCTTTTAACTCTCATCAGTCTTCAAATACGAGGTGTCCTCTCATAAATACCATGCTGAaggttcagtgtgtgtgtgtgtgtgtgtgtgtgtgttacccgGTGGGGAACATGGGAGCATTCTCCTGCTGTCCAGGAGCATCAACATGCAGAACAGAGAAGTGCTGCGTCACTTCCTGCATGTCCTCGTAGTTAAACAGGGTGTTAAAACAGGACTTATCTGCACACACAGAGGAACATCAATCAGATCGTGCAGAAGGTTCTCCTCATGTGTTCGTCTGCATGGTGCAATGTCTCATTTGTCTTCGTTTACTCACGGTTCAATCCAATGTCATGGTAGGTGAGGATTGTGGGTCGGTTGCCCTTAGCGGCGCCCCTCATGGTGACGTGCAGCACCCCATGGGCTGTCTCCACGTCGTGTTCCTGGACAACACACAGGCAATTTAACATCAACAGGAGCCTCGGGGGGACCTGAACTTAAGTCAGAGCTGTGAATAAAAACACTGAGCAAGTGGAAACACTCAAATCAGTCGGAGTCCTTGTGTCACTGTGGGCCTTTACATTTCTGATCCAATAACGACCAGAAGAAAACAGATTATTCCCAGTGAACACAGTTCATATTCAGACATGGATCAGTTGGAATGTTTTAGAAGTCTGAAT
This DNA window, taken from Girardinichthys multiradiatus isolate DD_20200921_A chromosome 1, DD_fGirMul_XY1, whole genome shotgun sequence, encodes the following:
- the LOC124868116 gene encoding protein NDRG3-like isoform X2 — protein: MSDSLDLHQISCSLGVEVEHDVETAHGVLHVTMRGAAKGNRPTILTYHDIGLNHKSCFNTLFNYEDMQEVTQHFSVLHVDAPGQQENAPMFPTGYQYPTMDELAQMLPSVLTQLQVKSVIGIGVGAGAYLLTKLALNEPSLVEGLVLINIDPCAKGWVDWAASKLSGWTSNLVDIIMGHHFSSDELTDNKEIIQTYRLHISQDIPQENLVMFYSCYESRTELQMERPIPGLNENTVSTLRCPSLLVVGDTSPAVDAVVECNSRLNPTKTTLLKMADCGGLPQVVQPGKLAEAFKYFVQGMGYMPTAGMTRLVRSRTHSASSVGSAEGVRSHSTANIVPEGAICTSPHNPVVQTMEMMA
- the LOC124868116 gene encoding protein NDRG3-like isoform X1, encoding MEELHDVQLTEIKPLLTGQNGRNLQDFDCQEHDVETAHGVLHVTMRGAAKGNRPTILTYHDIGLNHKSCFNTLFNYEDMQEVTQHFSVLHVDAPGQQENAPMFPTGYQYPTMDELAQMLPSVLTQLQVKSVIGIGVGAGAYLLTKLALNEPSLVEGLVLINIDPCAKGWVDWAASKLSGWTSNLVDIIMGHHFSSDELTDNKEIIQTYRLHISQDIPQENLVMFYSCYESRTELQMERPIPGLNENTVSTLRCPSLLVVGDTSPAVDAVVECNSRLNPTKTTLLKMADCGGLPQVVQPGKLAEAFKYFVQGMGYMPTAGMTRLVRSRTHSASSVGSAEGVRSHSTANIVPEGAICTSPHNPVVQTMEMMA